From Methanosarcina lacustris Z-7289, one genomic window encodes:
- a CDS encoding DNA polymerase sliding clamp: MFKAAINAELFKDAIAALAVIVDEVRFRIKPEGISVKAVDPANVAMGIFELGSSAFDEYSADECEIGIDLNKITDLLGIADKSDTVRMELEEGSNKLLIDVGGLSYTLSLLDPSTIRAEPRVPQLDLPAKVVLNGADLRRAVKAAEKISDHMLMGVSGETFFMEAKGDTDKVRLEMGRDQLIDLKAGEACSLFSLDYLTDIVKPTNKVNEVTLSLGKDFPVLIDFEIANGAGRISYLLAPRIESD, translated from the coding sequence ATGTTCAAGGCAGCAATTAATGCAGAGCTTTTTAAAGACGCGATTGCCGCACTGGCTGTAATTGTGGATGAGGTTAGATTCAGAATTAAACCCGAAGGTATTTCGGTAAAAGCAGTTGACCCTGCCAACGTTGCAATGGGAATTTTTGAGCTTGGATCATCGGCTTTTGATGAATACAGCGCTGATGAGTGTGAGATCGGAATTGACCTGAATAAGATTACCGACCTTCTGGGAATTGCGGACAAGAGCGATACAGTCCGGATGGAACTTGAAGAAGGAAGCAATAAACTCTTGATTGATGTGGGAGGACTTTCCTATACTCTTTCTCTTCTGGACCCTTCAACAATCCGTGCAGAACCCAGAGTTCCTCAGCTCGATCTGCCTGCCAAAGTTGTCCTGAATGGTGCAGACCTCAGGCGAGCCGTAAAAGCCGCAGAAAAGATAAGCGACCATATGCTCATGGGAGTTTCGGGCGAGACTTTCTTTATGGAAGCAAAGGGAGATACCGACAAGGTCCGCCTGGAGATGGGCAGGGACCAGCTAATCGACCTGAAAGCAGGAGAAGCCTGTTCTCTCTTTTCCCTGGATTACCTGACAGATATAGTCAAACCCACAAATAAGGTAAATGAGGTAACCCTCTCTCTTGGTAAAGATTTCCCTGTCCTGATCGACTTTGAAATTGCAAACGGTGCAGGAAGAATATCCTATCTTCTGGCTCCGAGAATAGAGTCAGATTAA
- a CDS encoding acetylornithine transaminase, which translates to MTENIIESGDLQARYNAVIEKDSNYVMQTYGHQPLVLSKGNGAIVQDIYGKEYIDCVAGIAVNNVGHCHPTVVKAIQAQAEKLIHVSNIYYTEIQAEFAETLASITGMERVFFCNSGAESVEAAMKLARVATGKNAFVAAEHSFHGRTIGALSVTHKSMYRDPFMPPVSSKTTFVPYSDANAIRQAITENTAAVILEPIQGEGGVNIPAPEYLKEVREICDETGTLLLFDEVQTGFGRTGTWFCKEHFGVEPDIMSMAKALGGGLPMGAIAARNGLSFGRGQHASTFGGGPLVCAAALASIKVIKDEKLLERSKEMGAYFMKKLAGMSRADIVEVRGKGLMIGVEIKYPCGKFVDFAREHGVLLNCTSDSVLRLVPPLVITKEQIDTVVDVLEQA; encoded by the coding sequence TTGACAGAAAACATTATCGAATCCGGCGACCTGCAGGCAAGGTACAATGCCGTTATAGAAAAAGACTCAAATTATGTAATGCAGACCTATGGGCACCAGCCCCTTGTGCTTTCAAAAGGGAACGGGGCAATTGTCCAGGATATTTACGGAAAAGAGTATATCGATTGCGTGGCAGGAATTGCAGTCAATAACGTTGGGCACTGCCACCCGACAGTTGTTAAAGCAATCCAGGCACAGGCAGAGAAACTTATTCACGTTTCCAATATCTATTATACCGAAATCCAGGCAGAATTTGCGGAAACCCTTGCCTCGATTACAGGTATGGAACGTGTCTTTTTCTGTAACTCGGGAGCTGAATCCGTAGAAGCTGCAATGAAACTGGCTCGTGTAGCTACGGGAAAAAACGCCTTTGTAGCAGCTGAACATTCCTTCCACGGCAGGACGATAGGAGCCCTCAGCGTGACCCATAAAAGCATGTACAGGGACCCTTTCATGCCGCCGGTTAGTTCCAAAACTACTTTTGTCCCATATTCCGATGCCAACGCTATCAGGCAGGCAATTACTGAAAATACTGCAGCAGTGATCCTTGAGCCCATTCAGGGGGAAGGCGGAGTGAACATACCGGCACCTGAATACTTAAAAGAAGTAAGGGAGATCTGTGATGAGACCGGCACCCTCCTGCTCTTTGATGAAGTGCAGACAGGGTTTGGAAGGACAGGCACCTGGTTCTGTAAAGAGCACTTCGGAGTCGAGCCTGACATTATGAGTATGGCAAAAGCCTTAGGAGGAGGGCTCCCCATGGGTGCCATTGCAGCTCGCAACGGGCTCAGTTTCGGGCGCGGACAGCATGCTTCCACCTTTGGAGGCGGACCTCTTGTCTGTGCGGCAGCTCTTGCTTCGATTAAGGTTATAAAGGACGAAAAACTTCTGGAGCGCTCAAAGGAAATGGGAGCTTATTTCATGAAAAAGCTCGCCGGCATGTCAAGGGCTGATATTGTGGAAGTACGCGGAAAAGGGCTTATGATAGGAGTTGAGATCAAGTACCCCTGCGGCAAATTTGTTGACTTTGCAAGGGAACACGGCGTGCTTCTAAACTGCACCTCGGACTCGGTACTTCGCCTTGTTCCTCCACTTGTGATTACAAAAGAGCAGATCGATACGGTAGTTGATGTTCTTGAGCAGGCCTGA
- the iscB gene encoding RNA-guided endonuclease IscB gives MIFVLNKNKQPLSLCHSAVARKLLKSGKAVIHKKYPFTIRLKELKTSENKAEFRLKIDYGSRHTGLAILNGSKVIGLAQIHHKTSIKSNMDSRRAMRRTRRNRTTRYRKPRFNNRKRKERWLSPSLQSRVDNIQNWVNRLQKLCPLTHISYENVKFDTQLMQNPEVSGVEYQQGELQGYEVREYLLEKWNRKCAYCGAENVPLEIEHIIPKARHGTSRVSNLTLACRTCNEAKGTMTAEEFGYSDIQKQARIPLKDAALVTATRWKVYNVLEKTGLEVECGTGARTKMNRIRLNLPKDHHFDAICIGASTPNEITFKTNQVLHIKAKGRGSHCRTNLDKYGFPRGYLARQKSFFGFQTGDIVKAIIPKGKYKGTHFGAVACRKKGSFVIKNKHGKLIAETSYKNCKMLSKADGYEYTIEPMEVDGIPLTLKL, from the coding sequence ATGATCTTCGTATTAAACAAAAACAAACAGCCGTTAAGTCTCTGTCATTCAGCAGTTGCCAGAAAATTGCTGAAATCAGGAAAAGCTGTTATTCATAAAAAATATCCATTTACAATTCGGCTCAAGGAGTTGAAAACTTCTGAAAACAAAGCTGAATTCCGATTAAAAATAGATTACGGAAGCCGACACACAGGTCTGGCTATCTTAAACGGTTCTAAAGTAATCGGACTTGCTCAAATCCATCACAAAACCAGCATCAAAAGTAATATGGATAGCCGCAGAGCAATGAGAAGAACTCGACGAAATAGAACAACCAGGTATAGAAAACCCAGATTCAACAACAGAAAACGAAAAGAACGTTGGCTTTCCCCATCCCTGCAAAGCAGGGTAGACAACATCCAAAATTGGGTTAATAGACTGCAAAAACTGTGTCCATTGACTCATATTTCATATGAAAATGTTAAGTTTGACACTCAGCTAATGCAAAATCCTGAAGTTTCGGGTGTTGAATATCAGCAAGGAGAACTTCAGGGGTATGAAGTCAGAGAGTATCTCCTTGAAAAATGGAATAGAAAATGTGCATATTGCGGAGCAGAAAATGTTCCGCTTGAAATTGAACATATCATACCAAAAGCAAGACATGGAACGAGCAGAGTTTCCAATTTAACATTAGCTTGCAGAACTTGCAATGAAGCAAAAGGGACTATGACTGCAGAAGAATTCGGGTATTCTGACATTCAAAAACAAGCAAGAATACCACTGAAGGATGCTGCACTCGTAACTGCTACTAGATGGAAAGTCTATAATGTTCTTGAAAAAACTGGACTTGAAGTTGAATGTGGAACAGGTGCGAGAACTAAGATGAATAGAATCAGGTTGAATCTACCCAAAGATCATCATTTTGATGCAATTTGTATTGGTGCTTCTACACCCAATGAAATAACGTTCAAAACAAACCAGGTTCTACATATCAAAGCAAAGGGTAGAGGATCACACTGCAGAACCAATCTTGACAAATATGGGTTTCCCAGGGGATATCTGGCCAGACAAAAGAGTTTCTTTGGATTCCAGACAGGGGATATTGTTAAAGCCATCATACCCAAAGGAAAATACAAAGGAACTCATTTTGGTGCTGTAGCTTGCAGAAAAAAGGGTAGTTTTGTTATCAAAAATAAACACGGAAAATTAATAGCTGAAACGAGTTATAAAAATTGTAAAATGTTAAGTAAAGCCGATGGATATGAATATACAATAGAACCTATGGAAGTTGACGGAATTCCCCTCACGCTAAAGCTGTGA
- a CDS encoding transcription factor S, translating to MQFCTKCKSMMFPKDGNYHCRKCGNIIPIENNEKNFVSKAKIDDHEVVVLEGEQTSGLPTTSAKCPECGNNTAAWWLRQLRSADESETRFLKCTKCGFTWREYD from the coding sequence ATGCAGTTCTGTACCAAATGCAAAAGTATGATGTTTCCTAAAGATGGTAACTACCATTGCAGAAAGTGTGGGAACATAATACCGATTGAAAATAACGAAAAGAATTTCGTCTCTAAAGCCAAGATTGACGATCATGAAGTAGTAGTACTCGAAGGTGAACAGACTTCAGGCCTGCCAACAACGAGTGCAAAGTGCCCGGAGTGCGGGAATAATACTGCAGCCTGGTGGCTCAGACAACTCAGGTCTGCAGACGAGTCCGAAACCCGTTTCCTCAAGTGTACGAAGTGCGGGTTTACCTGGAGAGAATACGACTAA
- a CDS encoding NUDIX domain-containing protein: MKHNTPSLTVDAVILFKNKLVLVRRKYPPYEGQFALPGGFVEIGESTEKAASREAFEETGLSVEILKLIGVYSDPERDPRRHTISVCYLAKGDGDLKSGSDADAVELFELDSIPELAFDHNKMINDAKSDINAVLYQMQKYDVS; encoded by the coding sequence ATGAAACATAATACCCCCAGCCTAACCGTTGACGCTGTAATTCTCTTTAAAAACAAGCTTGTTCTGGTGAGGAGAAAGTATCCCCCATATGAGGGACAGTTTGCCCTTCCTGGCGGCTTCGTAGAAATTGGGGAAAGTACAGAAAAAGCAGCTTCCAGGGAAGCTTTTGAAGAAACGGGCCTTTCTGTAGAGATTCTCAAACTTATCGGAGTCTATTCCGACCCTGAACGCGATCCCAGGAGACATACGATCTCAGTGTGCTACCTTGCGAAAGGAGACGGAGATTTAAAATCAGGTTCTGACGCTGATGCCGTTGAACTTTTTGAACTTGATTCAATTCCTGAGCTGGCTTTTGACCACAATAAAATGATAAATGACGCAAAAAGTGATATTAATGCAGTTCTGTACCAAATGCAAAAGTATGATGTTTCCTAA
- a CDS encoding phosphatidylserine decarboxylase, whose product MIAKGSEPWLFTAASVTALFAIFSRATDSLPFLNHVAYMGIALTFFMVIFFRDPERKVMVSDAYMISPADGTIIDIRDRKICIFMFLQNVHVNRAPISGRITEITYKKGGYLPAFCKDSERNERNEFIIQSKYGDVQVTQIAGIIARRIVTYSRVNDILEQGQRIGMIRFGSRVDVTIPHDFDITVSKGERVLAGKTVIATIKNDRDF is encoded by the coding sequence ATGATCGCAAAAGGATCTGAACCCTGGCTTTTTACAGCTGCATCTGTAACTGCCCTGTTTGCAATTTTCTCCAGGGCAACGGATAGTTTACCTTTCCTTAATCACGTGGCTTATATGGGGATAGCATTAACTTTCTTTATGGTTATCTTTTTCAGAGATCCCGAAAGAAAGGTAATGGTCTCTGACGCTTATATGATCTCTCCTGCTGATGGTACGATTATCGACATCAGAGACCGGAAAATCTGCATTTTTATGTTTCTTCAGAATGTACATGTAAACAGAGCTCCGATTTCCGGAAGAATCACAGAAATTACCTACAAGAAAGGCGGTTATCTCCCGGCTTTTTGTAAGGATTCGGAAAGGAATGAAAGAAACGAGTTCATTATCCAGAGCAAGTACGGGGATGTACAGGTTACACAGATTGCAGGTATCATCGCCCGCAGGATTGTCACATATTCCAGAGTAAATGACATTCTTGAACAGGGACAACGTATTGGAATGATCCGTTTTGGGTCAAGAGTCGACGTAACAATTCCTCATGATTTTGACATTACGGTTAGTAAAGGGGAGCGGGTGCTTGCAGGCAAGACCGTTATAGCAACAATAAAAAATGACAGGGACTTTTGA
- a CDS encoding archaetidylserine synthase, with product MLRLPDLVSLLNLICGIGAIAVAAQGDSFGFALILLLIAAVADGADGYIARRFKGGELGEQLDSLADTVSFGVAPALLIFLEFGENEPLVAIFAIFYAVCGVLRLARFNSTTSTPKIGFEGLPITAGCIMLVTYLLLGKSIVGLAFLLALTLALSILMVSTVNYPKIKNIKVLAFVASVFGITVILYFIDVQYMRLFSFLPFILMLTYLFSPFLKIPLISAVSSKDYGNKKGLKAGGRKEKQ from the coding sequence ATGTTAAGACTCCCGGACCTGGTCTCTCTTTTGAACCTGATCTGCGGTATTGGCGCCATTGCAGTAGCTGCCCAGGGCGACTCTTTTGGATTTGCTTTGATTTTGCTCCTGATTGCAGCAGTTGCAGATGGGGCAGACGGATACATTGCCCGCAGATTTAAAGGTGGAGAACTCGGGGAGCAGCTTGACTCCCTGGCAGATACAGTCTCTTTTGGGGTTGCTCCTGCTCTTCTCATATTCCTGGAATTCGGAGAAAATGAACCCCTTGTTGCAATATTTGCAATTTTTTATGCTGTATGTGGGGTACTCAGGCTCGCCCGTTTCAATTCCACGACATCTACCCCGAAAATCGGATTTGAAGGGCTTCCTATCACCGCAGGCTGCATTATGCTTGTTACGTACCTTTTGCTTGGCAAAAGTATCGTAGGACTAGCCTTCCTGCTGGCTCTGACTCTTGCACTCTCTATCCTTATGGTGAGTACCGTAAATTATCCGAAAATCAAAAATATCAAGGTCCTGGCTTTTGTAGCTTCTGTTTTCGGGATAACTGTTATCCTGTACTTTATTGATGTGCAGTATATGCGGCTCTTTTCTTTCCTGCCCTTTATTCTGATGCTGACCTACCTGTTTTCTCCTTTCTTGAAGATCCCTTTGATTAGCGCTGTTAGCAGTAAAGATTACGGGAACAAAAAGGGACTGAAAGCCGGAGGAAGGAAAGAAAAGCAGTAA
- the hisC gene encoding histidinol-phosphate transaminase, translating to MFLSRPELIKKEIFDIAEYVPGKSTEEIASAYGLDPASIIKLSSNENPLGPSPKAVRALIEAAPGANIYPSADARELREALSRHTGFPVSNIVASGPGMDGLLDGLCRIIIEKGDEVIVPTPTFAYYELPARACGGKPVFVKRNPDFSLDPEKVLEAVSSRTKIIFLCSPNNPSGNLLPEADLRKIVENTRALVFVDEAYVEFADRNLAELLREYDNLAVGRTFSKVFGLAGLRLGYGIMPEWLVKEYSRAATPFSVSLPALRAGIAALSDAAHFNKSINLAREGREYLRKNIPFTVYPSQANFVLVDVAPLKAKKITESLMKKGIIVRSCDSFREAGDSLIRVTVGTPEQNEKVVRAFEISKTEV from the coding sequence ATGTTCTTGAGCAGGCCTGAACTGATAAAAAAAGAAATCTTTGATATTGCAGAGTACGTCCCCGGAAAGTCCACAGAAGAGATAGCTTCAGCCTACGGGCTTGATCCAGCCTCGATTATCAAACTGAGCTCAAACGAAAACCCTCTGGGGCCCTCCCCGAAAGCTGTCCGGGCTCTCATAGAGGCAGCTCCTGGAGCAAATATCTACCCTTCAGCCGATGCCCGGGAACTGAGAGAAGCCCTCTCCAGACACACAGGTTTTCCAGTATCGAACATTGTCGCCTCGGGTCCCGGGATGGATGGGCTTCTTGACGGGCTTTGCAGGATAATCATTGAAAAGGGAGATGAGGTTATTGTCCCTACCCCGACCTTTGCCTATTATGAACTGCCTGCCAGAGCCTGTGGCGGAAAACCGGTATTTGTCAAAAGGAACCCAGACTTTTCCCTGGACCCGGAAAAGGTCCTTGAAGCCGTATCTTCCAGGACAAAGATTATTTTTCTCTGCTCCCCAAACAATCCTTCAGGCAACCTCCTTCCCGAAGCCGACCTGAGGAAAATCGTTGAAAATACCCGTGCCCTTGTTTTTGTGGATGAAGCATATGTTGAATTTGCAGACAGGAACCTTGCAGAGCTTTTAAGGGAATATGACAACCTCGCAGTCGGAAGGACCTTCTCCAAGGTATTCGGGCTTGCAGGACTGCGCCTGGGCTATGGGATAATGCCTGAATGGCTTGTAAAAGAGTATTCAAGGGCAGCAACTCCATTTTCTGTAAGCCTCCCGGCTTTGAGGGCAGGAATAGCCGCACTTTCGGATGCAGCCCACTTTAATAAAAGTATAAATCTTGCAAGGGAAGGCAGGGAATATCTGAGAAAAAACATTCCATTTACGGTTTATCCTTCACAGGCAAACTTCGTACTCGTGGATGTTGCTCCTTTGAAAGCAAAAAAGATCACGGAAAGCCTGATGAAAAAAGGAATAATCGTGCGCTCATGTGATTCTTTCAGGGAAGCTGGAGATTCCCTTATCAGGGTAACAGTTGGTACTCCTGAACAGAATGAAAAGGTAGTCAGGGCTTTTGAAATTTCAAAAACAGAGGTTTAA
- the priL gene encoding DNA primase regulatory subunit PriL translates to MQAEKLAYYPFISEASAHVGNLGISLESLLNSRAYRAARARGIERVKEALEGEIKKSPLLGEIQVLSELLSYPFARLLVACVDDQLFTRRYALAEAKATYAFLRNETPDFLLEFGEDFGILADFRDSYFSMHFTDYIRFSNSLKDPTWKLTNRQLRAGKIKITKEEFARLLEEAVRERIEQSFPIPEIPPEVSSFCSPYVSEIKEQFEVQKKNFGATDFGAVEPELFPPCIAHALANVQGGVNLAHSMRFAMTSFLLSVGMSVEEILNLFNVSPDFDAEKTLYQIEHIAGATGNVYKPPACDTMRTYGNCIGKDGLCATISHPLGYYEKRVYIKNKEREREQGKEKENEEKKEVKKGKSRKEQEKEKGKT, encoded by the coding sequence ATGCAGGCCGAAAAACTTGCATATTACCCATTTATTTCAGAAGCATCTGCCCATGTTGGAAACCTGGGAATTTCTCTGGAAAGTCTGCTCAATTCACGGGCTTACAGGGCTGCAAGAGCTCGTGGAATCGAAAGGGTAAAAGAAGCTCTTGAAGGAGAAATTAAAAAATCCCCTTTGTTGGGAGAAATCCAGGTGCTCTCGGAACTCCTTTCCTATCCCTTTGCCAGGCTGCTGGTTGCCTGCGTGGATGACCAGCTCTTTACCCGGCGCTATGCTTTGGCAGAAGCCAAGGCTACCTATGCTTTTTTGAGAAACGAAACCCCGGATTTTCTGCTCGAATTCGGGGAAGACTTTGGAATCCTGGCAGATTTCAGGGACTCCTATTTCAGTATGCATTTTACGGATTATATCCGCTTTTCAAATTCCCTCAAAGACCCCACCTGGAAACTGACAAACCGCCAGCTCAGGGCAGGCAAGATAAAAATAACAAAGGAAGAATTTGCAAGGCTTCTTGAAGAAGCAGTCAGGGAAAGGATTGAACAGTCTTTCCCTATCCCGGAAATCCCTCCCGAAGTCTCAAGCTTCTGTTCCCCCTATGTTTCCGAGATAAAGGAACAGTTTGAGGTCCAGAAAAAGAATTTTGGGGCTACGGACTTTGGAGCTGTTGAGCCCGAACTCTTTCCTCCCTGTATTGCCCATGCGCTTGCAAACGTACAGGGCGGAGTTAACCTTGCTCATTCGATGCGCTTTGCCATGACATCCTTCCTGCTCAGCGTAGGAATGTCAGTAGAAGAAATCCTGAACCTTTTCAACGTCTCTCCTGATTTTGATGCAGAAAAAACCCTCTACCAGATCGAACACATCGCAGGCGCTACAGGCAATGTATACAAACCCCCCGCCTGCGACACCATGCGGACATACGGGAACTGCATCGGAAAGGATGGGCTCTGCGCAACGATCAGCCACCCCCTGGGGTATTACGAGAAAAGGGTCTACATAAAAAATAAAGAAAGGGAAAGGGAACAGGGAAAAGAAAAAGAAAATGAAGAGAAAAAGGAAGTAAAAAAGGGAAAGAGCAGGAAAGAGCAGGAAAAAGAAAAGGGAAAAACCTGA
- a CDS encoding dihydroneopterin aldolase family protein: MTGKKITDRDNALFEAGIKLGALYHQFTGSPVNLKTVSSLEQAIQESISVQPFVESISVKIDRDLLNSKLNSEFGYTELQGPMLEVKITVKYGSSRVKVAMEFDSELNYPLMKIEDIESN; this comes from the coding sequence TTGACCGGAAAAAAAATAACCGATAGGGATAACGCCCTCTTCGAAGCAGGAATTAAACTGGGAGCTCTCTACCACCAATTTACGGGCTCTCCAGTAAACCTGAAAACGGTTTCAAGCCTTGAGCAGGCTATTCAGGAAAGCATTTCAGTTCAGCCTTTTGTGGAAAGCATTTCCGTGAAAATCGACCGGGATCTCTTGAACAGTAAGTTAAACAGTGAGTTCGGATACACTGAACTTCAGGGGCCTATGCTTGAAGTTAAAATCACTGTAAAATACGGCTCTTCACGGGTGAAAGTCGCAATGGAATTCGATTCTGAATTGAATTATCCATTGATGAAAATTGAAGATATCGAGTCAAATTAA
- the artA gene encoding archaeosortase A, with translation MIESVLWLAVGLMIVSSVIPRTLRVHKLIGGIGWGVFSIHWGYQPLHYVETLDYANAVLTFVFALFCLLVAYIMFREYREGPCVINNNREVMHSEVSTPTEGNSLDITSMLTSASALGALVYFPFANFSSLNTWIIGNVTSQVIWVLQYFEIPAYLKAWNMITLNGYTVEIILACTAIESIALFMGLIGAARAPLNRLVMAFIVSVPVIYVLNLIRDIFVVVAYGEQWFGADSFIIAHNYIAKAGSGVALFVISYAVLKILPEVLGMIDGLWAILSEELKYLLHRFARD, from the coding sequence ATGATAGAAAGTGTACTCTGGCTCGCAGTTGGGTTAATGATTGTGTCATCCGTTATCCCCAGAACCTTAAGAGTTCATAAACTGATCGGTGGAATAGGATGGGGTGTTTTTTCCATCCATTGGGGTTATCAGCCTCTTCACTATGTTGAGACTCTGGACTATGCCAATGCGGTCCTTACATTTGTATTTGCTCTGTTCTGCTTACTTGTGGCATATATCATGTTTCGGGAATACAGGGAAGGTCCCTGTGTTATAAATAATAATAGAGAAGTAATGCACTCGGAAGTTTCAACTCCAACCGAGGGAAATTCCCTTGATATAACTTCAATGCTTACAAGCGCAAGTGCTCTTGGTGCTCTTGTTTATTTCCCATTTGCAAATTTCTCTTCCCTTAATACCTGGATTATTGGAAATGTTACCTCACAGGTTATCTGGGTTCTTCAGTACTTCGAGATTCCGGCATACCTGAAAGCCTGGAATATGATAACCCTTAACGGGTATACGGTTGAGATTATCCTTGCCTGTACCGCAATTGAAAGCATTGCTCTTTTTATGGGACTAATAGGTGCGGCAAGAGCTCCCCTTAATCGTCTGGTCATGGCTTTCATTGTATCCGTACCTGTGATCTATGTGCTCAACCTTATCAGGGATATTTTTGTGGTTGTAGCTTATGGAGAACAGTGGTTTGGTGCTGATAGTTTCATAATTGCCCATAACTATATTGCGAAGGCAGGGTCAGGAGTAGCTCTCTTTGTAATTTCATATGCAGTACTCAAGATTCTGCCTGAAGTGCTGGGAATGATCGATGGTCTCTGGGCCATACTTTCCGAAGAATTGAAATATCTGCTGCATAGATTTGCTAGGGACTGA
- a CDS encoding cobyrinate a,c-diamide synthase — protein sequence MTKGILIAGTHSGVGKTTVSMGIMAALKHRQLRVQPYKVGPDYIDPSHHTAICGRSSRNLDTYMMGTEGVRQTVARTSADADIVVVEGVMGLFDGIDSTEIASSAHVAKTLDIPVILVINVHGMSRSAAAILKGYSEFDPEVRVAGVILNQVGSPRHAELVKNALPGNIPVIGTIPRRKEIEVPSRHLGLYMAHEKDYNTADMAAFIEENVDLDAVLELAEPCSVPEAEVIQKPGTDLRIGVAWDPAFCFYYQDMFDSFRNCGAEVVFFSPMAGDVPDVDGIYLGGGYPELYAEALENSETTRKLKGLAADGLPIYAECGGLLYLCGTYEVDDRTYKLADVVPANTRMTNRLKALGYTEARPLDKNFSSHNIKGHEFHYSFTECDRDARFAYEMIRGKGIQDGFDGLVEHNTLAGYMHSHPASFPVEKFVGKCREYRRR from the coding sequence ATGACAAAAGGAATACTTATCGCAGGAACCCATAGTGGAGTTGGAAAAACCACAGTCTCCATGGGTATTATGGCTGCCCTCAAGCACAGACAACTAAGAGTCCAGCCTTACAAGGTAGGACCGGATTACATTGACCCTTCCCACCACACAGCCATCTGCGGGCGCTCATCCAGGAATCTGGACACCTACATGATGGGCACGGAAGGGGTGAGGCAGACAGTTGCCCGTACGTCTGCAGATGCTGACATTGTTGTCGTTGAAGGTGTCATGGGGCTCTTTGATGGGATTGACTCTACGGAAATTGCAAGCTCGGCACATGTAGCAAAGACTCTGGATATTCCGGTGATTCTGGTAATCAATGTCCACGGCATGTCAAGAAGTGCCGCAGCTATCCTGAAAGGCTATTCCGAATTCGATCCGGAAGTCAGGGTTGCAGGCGTTATCCTGAACCAGGTAGGCAGTCCCCGTCATGCAGAACTTGTAAAGAATGCGCTTCCGGGCAACATTCCCGTTATCGGCACAATTCCCCGGAGGAAAGAAATTGAGGTCCCTTCAAGGCACCTGGGGCTCTATATGGCGCATGAAAAGGACTACAATACTGCAGACATGGCAGCCTTTATTGAAGAGAATGTTGACCTTGATGCAGTGCTTGAACTTGCTGAGCCCTGTTCGGTTCCGGAGGCTGAGGTTATCCAGAAACCGGGAACAGATCTCAGGATCGGAGTTGCCTGGGATCCGGCTTTCTGTTTCTACTACCAGGATATGTTCGATTCCTTCAGGAACTGCGGAGCAGAGGTCGTATTTTTCAGCCCCATGGCAGGTGACGTCCCGGATGTAGATGGAATTTACCTTGGAGGCGGCTACCCTGAGCTTTATGCAGAAGCTCTTGAAAATTCAGAAACTACCCGGAAACTCAAAGGACTTGCAGCCGACGGCCTGCCCATCTATGCAGAATGTGGCGGCCTGCTCTATCTCTGCGGAACTTACGAGGTCGACGATAGGACTTATAAACTGGCTGATGTTGTGCCTGCAAATACCCGCATGACAAACCGTTTGAAGGCTCTTGGATATACCGAAGCCCGCCCCCTTGACAAAAACTTCTCTTCCCACAATATCAAAGGCCATGAGTTTCACTACTCCTTTACGGAATGCGACAGAGATGCCAGGTTTGCATACGAAATGATCCGCGGGAAAGGCATACAGGACGGTTTTGACGGGCTTGTGGAACACAATACCCTTGCAGGATACATGCACTCTCATCCTGCCAGTTTCCCGGTAGAAAAATTCGTGGGGAAATGCAGGGAATATAGAAGGAGATAA